DNA sequence from the Thermococcus gammatolerans EJ3 genome:
AAGCAGTTCGTCAAGGAGAAGCTAGAGGAAGGTTGATCCCCAGTACGGCTCTCTTCTTCAAGGGGATAAAAACAAAGGGGGCGTCAAAAGGCTCCGCCCAGGTACGCGAAGTACAGCAAGAAGACGACCGATAGGATGTACATGAGTGGGTGAACTTCTTTCCAGCGACCGCTGAAGACCTTTATCAGAGTATAGCTTATGAAGCCCATCCCTATGCCGTTCGCTATGGAATACGTGTAGGGTATCGTTATGAGCACGAGGAAGGCTGGAATGGCCTCCGTAGGATCCGAGAAGTCTACTTCCTTTATGGCGCTGAGCATGTAGTAGCCGACTATCACCAGGGCGGGGGCCGTTGCGAATGTTGGTATTGCCCCGGCAAGGGGGGCTATGAAGAGACCTATCGCGAGGAAGAGAAGCCCCGTTACCACTGCAGTCATTCCCGTCCTTCCCCCTTCCTCTATACCTGCGGCGCTTTCTATGTAGGTTGTGACCGTCGAGGTTCCGAGAACCGCCCCGAAGGTTGTTCCTATCGCGTCGGTGAGGAGAACCTTTTCAGCGTCAGGAACTTTGCCCTCCTTCGTAAGGAAACCCGCTTTGGCGCTCAGCCCTGTTACCGTTCCTAGGGTGTCGAAGAAGTCCACCATGAAGAACGCGAAGACGACTCCCAAGGCACCTACGTTTATCAGGCCCTGAAGATCCATCTTCATGAAGGTGTAGCTTATATCTGGGGTTGAGAAGATGTGCGCGGGCCAGTTTGCAGCCCCCGTAATCCAGCCCACCACGCTGGTCGTCAGTATGGAGACAAGCAAGGCCCCCTTAACGCGAAGGGCTATTAGTATTCCGGCTAGAAAGAGACCGAAGAAAAAGAGTAGGCCCTCCTTGGTCGTCAGAGCCGAGGCGTTTAGGCCTGTGAAGAGCAAGACACCATTGTCAGTGGCTGCGGTCAACAGGCCCATATCGTTTAGTCCTATGAACGTCAGGAATAGTCCAATTCCAGCTCCAACCGCGTATTTCTGACTCAGCGGAATGGCGTGTATGATCGCACTCCTGACCTTTGTCACGCTCAGGATTATGAAGATTACACCCTCGACGAAGACAGCCGCAAGGGCGACCTTCCAGCCGTATTTTGGGGCGACCGTGTAGGCGAAGTATGCGTTGAGTCCCATCCCCGGAGCGAGGGCAAAGGGCTTTTTGGCGTAGAAACCCATTATAATGGTTGTAATGCCGGCAGCAAGGGCCGTCACGGCGACGAGGGAATTGAATGCCTCCGATCCCATTGCCACACTGAGGATCTTGGGGTTAACGAAGAGTATGTATGCCATCGTCATGAACGTTGTGATCCCCGCGAGCACTTCCGTCTTCATGTTCGTTCCGTACCGGTCGAATTCAAAATACCTCTCAAGGGCCTTCATTTGATCACCCCCTATTGACTAGTTATTGCTAAAAAGTGCCTTTTTAAAACATTTTCTTGACATTTTTTTGTTTAATAGATTAATCGGGGGTTTCTGGAAAAGAGGAATTTGAATTTAACTTCTAGATCACTCCCAAATAAAAGCCTTTCGGAAGTGACCGAAAAGCTTATAAATGATTTGAGCGAAAAGTTTAAAAGGATATGGCCTTTTGGGGTGGGGCTATGAAGCGGCTCGGGAGAGTTTCTCACTATGCAAAGCAGGGGTTTCTGATAATCAGGACGAACTGGGTACCCAGTTTGAACGATCGTGTCGTTGACAAAGATCTCACCTTTGTTGGTATCATCAAGGATGTTTTTGGTCCCGTGAAGGCACCTTTTGTTGCAGTAAAACCCAGAGTAAAGAAGCCCGAAAGCTACGTGGGCTCTGTTCTGTACGTTGATAATCGAAACAGGAAAAAAGGAAAGGAAACTCGGCCCAAAAAGAGGCGTTCGAGACGCCCCACCCCCAAGAGAAGGGGGTGAGAACCTTTGGCCGATAAGAGGGTGTGTCCGGTTTGTGGTTCAACGGAGTTTTTCTTTGACAGAACGCGGGGAGAGCTCGTCTGCCGGGTCTGCGGTTATGTGCTTGAGGAGAACGTCGTTGATGAAGGGCCGGAGTGGAGGGCCTTCGATCCCGACCAGAGGGCGAGGCGCGCGAGAACTGGTGCGCCTATGACACTTATGATACACGATAAGGGCCTCTCGACCGATATAGACTGGCGCGACAAGGATATTCATGGCAATCAAATAACTGGCATGTACAGGAGCAAGCTCAGAAGGCTCCGCATGTGGCAGCGGAGGATGCGCATAAACGACGCCGCCGAGAGGAACTTGGCGTTCGCGCTGAGCGAGCTCGACAGAATGGCGGCCCAGATGAGGCTCCCAAGGCGCGTGAAGGAAGCTGCCGCTGCCCTTTACCGCAAGGCCGTTATGAAGAAGCTCATCCGCGGACGGTCAATTGAGGGCATGGTTTCAGCTGCTCTGTACGCGGCCTGCAGGATGGAGGGCATTCCCAGAACCCTTGATGAGATAGCCAGGGTTTCGAAGGTCACGAAGAAGGAAATCGGAAGGAGTTATCGCTTTATGGCCAGGGGTCTGGGCCTGAACCTCCGCCCGACGAGCCCGATCGATTACGTCGATAGGTTTGGTGATGCCCTCGGTGTGAGCTCCAAGACCAAGCAGCGTGCCAAGGAGATCCTCCAGGAGGCAATAAAGAGGGGCATTACCAGTGGTAAGGGCCCGACGGGGCTCGCGGCGGCTGCTCTGTACGTTGCCTCTCTCCTCGAGGGAGAGAAGAAAACCCAGCGTGAGGTTGCGGAGGTTGCCCACGTCACCGAGGTCACCGTGAGAAATCGCTATAAGGAACTCGTCGAGAAGCTCAACATCAAGGTTCCGATGTGAGGTGTTTCTTTTTGAGGGTTGCCGTTCTCAGCGATACCCACGTTGGGGACAAAGCGAGGGCCCTCCCTCCCGTTCTTATTGAGAAAATGCGCAACGCCGAACCCGAACTTATCCTCCACGCGGGGGACGTGACAGATCCGTCCGTTCTGGAGACGCTTGAGGAAATCGCCCCTGTCGTCGCCGTTAGGGGAAACGTCGATTATCTACGCCTTCCGGAGGAAGAAACTGTTGAGATAGATCGGATAAGGATAGGCCTGATACACGGACACCAGCTTCTCTCACTTAACGCACAGTTTTTGACATTGAAGGCCCTTGATATGGGGGTTGACCTGCTTGTGTTCGGCCACACACATCGCTTTTACTTTGACACCTTCAGCCTCTATGGGAGAAAGGTCTACCTGTTAAACCCCGGCTCCCCCACGTTTCCCCGGTGGGATAATGCGGGATTTGTTCTTCTGAGAACTGGTGAAGAGATCTTGGTTAAAAGGATAAAGCTCTGGTAAAAGAGAACAGGAAAGGGGCATCAGCTCCTGATGGCGAGCTTGATGTCCTCGGCCTTGACGGTCTTCCTGCCGGCGTGGTGGGCAAGCTCGACGGCCTTCTTGGCGATCTCAATGGCCTTCTCTTCAAGGTGCTCGGCGAGAACCTTGGCGGCTTCCTCACTGACGCGGGCAGCACCGGCCTTCCTTATAAGCCTGTCAACCGGGGCAATTGGCAACTCGGCCATTTCATACACCTCCATCAAGTTGTATAGGAGTCTTTTGCACTTTATTTTAGGCCTAACGCCCTATATAAAGTTTTCGGGATCGGACGCGTAAGAACCCTTGAATCACTGGATAGATCGCTACATGTCATCGAGGTTAATATAGAGAAAACCATATGCTTAAATTGTTAAAATGGGAAAACATAAACTTCTGGTTCAGCTACCGCGCACATTGCTCCACTCTTTCTGCAGGTACTCGGAAAGGGTCTTTGAGGACTCGTTGATGGTTTTGCCTGCCCGTTCTGCAGCCTCTCTAACGTACTTGACAACTATTGCGACCATCATCAGGGCCACCGCGATCATCAGGAGGTACTCAACGGCCGCCTGGGCCCGCTTCATGCTCTCACCCCTTAATAAGTTTGGTAAACCTTCTATTAAACCCTTTGGTTACCCACAACGGTTTTTAATATGAATTGCGTACCAGATTGGGGGTAATCATGAGGTTCGTTCTCGATACAAGCATTTTTGTCAACCCTGACATCAGATCCTCCTTCGGGGAGAACCCAACCGAGGCAGTTAGGTCCTTTCTCGAATACGCCAAAGTCCTCTTCGGCAAGGTGGAGTTTTACATGCCTCCCGGAATATACCGGGAGGTCATGAACTTCGTGGACGAGGAGGATCTATCGCCTGAGCTCGAGCTCTACATCATAAAGAAGCCCCCGAACGTTCACGATATAAAGATTCCCGCCTTTGTGGTGTACGAACTAATAGACGACATCAGGAGGAGAATAGATAAAGGCCTTCGCGTTGCCGAAAAGGCCGTTAGGGAGAGCGTTATCGAGACCGATAACGTTGATAAGATCATCCAGAAACTCAGAAGAAACTACCGCAAGGCCCTTAGGGAGGGGATAGTTGACAGTAAGGAGGACTTTGAGTTGATCTTGCTGGCAAAAGAACTTGATGCGACCATAGTTTCGGCCGATGTTGGAATATTAACCTGGGCCCAAAAGATGGGCATTAAGTGGATAGACGCCGCCAAGTTCAAGGAAGTTCTTGAGGAGCTCGTTGAGAAGGTCAGGGAAGAGAAAAATTTATAAATGCTCGGCTTCATCGTATCATCGACGCCCCGGTGGCTCAGCCTGGTGGAGCGGCCGCTTGGTAAGCGGCAGGTCGCGGGTTCAAACCCCGCCCGGGGCTCCAGTTTCTTGGGGGGCCGTGGGGTAGCTTGGTCTATCCTTCCGGCTTCGGGAGCCGGAGACCCGAGTTCAAATCTCGGCGGCCCCACCAATTCCCAACCGTTGCATTCTTGGACGTTATATCCAAAACATTAATATATGCCTTCACCCTCTTCTCACTGGACAATTAATCCAGGTGATGGGGATGAAAAAGGCAACGGTTTTTGTTATTGTCCTCCTCATGATGGGCTCTGTGATAGCTCTAGGCTGTATTGGGGGTTCGGGTACATCCTCCAGTTCCTCTAGCACCTCCACGACTTCAGCTTCTTCCAGTGCCACTCCGGCTACAAAGACTACCGCTACTTCAAGCACTACCACGACAGCTACTACAACTACTACAGCAGAGCACACCCAGACGGAAAGGGCATACTATCCGATAACCATCAAAGATTTCGCGAACAGAACGGTTACAATCGAGAAGGAGCCGAGGAGAGTGGTTACCATTGCACCCTCGCTCACGGAGGATCTCTACTACCTTGGCCTCTTTGACAGGGTCGTTGGGGTTACCCAGTTTGACGATTTTCCCCCCGGAGTCGCTAACGTAACCCGGATAGGTGGTTATGGTAAGTACGCTAACCTTGAGCTTATAGCGAATCTTAGTCCGGATCTTATAATAGCGGACAGTTATTCCCTCTCGATCCTTGACCAGCTCGAGAAGATAGCCCCCGTTGTAATAGTCGATCCACACAGCATAAACGACATTCCGAAGGCACTGGATCTCTTGGGCAGGATCTTCAACGTTGAGGACAAGGCTAAGGAGGTCTCTTCCCAGTTCGAGGCCCAGCTCGAGGAGCTCAGCTCAGCGGTTTCTGGTTTTGAGAAGGTTAAAGTGTTCTATGTTGTCTGGGGTGATCCCTTGACCACTGCGGGAGGCGATACCTTCATCAGCGACATAATAGCCCTTGCCGGTGGAATCAACATCTTCAACGACACGAGCGGATGGCCTGCTGTTAGCATGGAACAGATCATAGCGAGGGATCCCGATGTTATAATCCTCACCCCCCACTGTGGCATGAAGCTGGACGATGCTTACCAGAAATTTGCTGCCGCCTCCGCTGCGAAGAGCGGACGGGTATACATGGTGGAGAACGAGAACGATCTCATCCATCCGAGCCCGAGGGTTGTCAGGGGACTTGAAATACTGGCGAAGCTCCTCCACCCTGAGGCTTTCAGGGAGAAGTACCCGATGACGATAACGGACTTCATGAACAGGACCGTTACTATACCGAAAGAGCCCCAGAGAATAGTCTCCCTCGCACCCAGCATAACGGAGACCCTCTTTTACATAGGGGCCGGTGATAAGCTAGTGGGCGTTACCAAGTGGGCCGACTGGCCGCCCGCCGTTGAGAACATCTCCAAGATAGGTGGTTATGGTAAGTACGCTAACCTTGAGCTTATAGCGAATCTTAGTCCGGATCTTATAATAGCGGACAGTTATTCCCTCTCGATCCTTGACCAGCTCGAGAAGATAGCCCCCGTTGTAATAGTCGATCCAAAGGACATCAACGGAATTTACAGGCAGATCGACCTCCTCGGGAAGGTTACCAACAGGGAGGAGCAGGCAAAACTCGTGATAGGTGAGATGAAAGGGGAGATAGCCTACATCGAGTCCAAGGTCAGGGACCTCCCGCGTCCTGAGGTGTTCTTCATACTGAGCTACTACAAGGGTTACTGGACCGCTGGTCGGGGCACATTCATGGACAGCGTGATAACGCTCGCCGGTGGGAGGAACATCTTCAACGACACAAAGGGCTGGGTCAAGGTCAGCGATGAGCAGATAATAGTGAGGGATCCTGATGTCATAGTGGTTCTCCCGACCGCCGGCGTAAACGCCACCGAGCTCTGCAACGGCCCGCTCTCTGTCACCACAGCCGTCAAGGAGGGCAGGGTCTACACTGCCACAGACTCCAACGTTTACCAGAGGCCCAGCCCGAGGATAGTCGTGGCCATAGAGGAGATGGCCGAGTTCCTCCATCCAGAGGCCTTTGGTGTGAGCTTTAACTCGACGGCCTGTGCGGTCTCTACCTCTTGACCTCTTCTTTTTTCCGGAATATATTTAACCTCCCCAACTCTATAGCTTCCGGGATGAGGTATGGAGTTCCGGAAGATACAGTTCACAGGCAGAAGTTCCTACATAGTTTCTCTCCCCAAAAAGTGGGTTGTGGAGAACAACCTTAAACAGGGCGATACGGTCCCAATGGTGATAAATCCCGACGGCAGCATCACTATATTTCCGAGGGAACCTAAGGGCACAGGTGAAAAAAAGGAGCTCAGGATATCAAAGGAATACTCGCCGGATATGGCGGTGAGGCTTGTTATATCAGCTTACATACAGGGGTACGACACTTTCGAGATCGTCTTCCAGGAGGAGATGCCCTTCTACAAGGTGAAGATCAGGAAGATACTTCAGGGATTGCCCGGTGTTGAGATAATCCTCGATGAGCCGACGAGGATAATAGCGAAGAGCCTCCTTGACGAGAGGGAGGTAAACCTCTCGGAGATCCTGATGAGGATCCGTTCGATAGTTATCTCGATGCTCGGTGACCTTGAACTTCTTGCGGTTAAACCTGGGGAGAGGGAAATCCTGAGGGATCTCCACGATCTCGAAAACGAGCTCGACAGGTTTTACTTCTTGACAATACGAACGGTTAACAGGCTTCTCTCGCAGCGCACGGTGGTTGAGGAGAGCGGAATCATACGGAGACACTTTGATCTCATTGGCATACTCTTCATAGTCCGCAACATCGAACGCATCGGGGATCATATAATCCGCATCTCGGAAGTTCCTGAGCCCCTTGACTTCACCACTCTAAAGGCCCTCTTTACCGAGGTTCTTGATAGGATCTCCGATAGGGATCTCGGGAAGATAGACAAGCTCATGCTTCGCCTCAAGGGTGAGATAAAGGCCATAGACTCCAAGGAATCGACCGCAAAGGAGAGCTACCGCAGGATCCTCGAGTACCTTGAGAACATAGGGGAGACGATAATAAACATGGCCCTGAGCTGATCCCTTAACGTTATAAGCCCACTCCTTACCTAACAATGGGGATTAGAATGAAGGTCGTTATGTCCACGAAGGTCGATCTGGCATCGATGAACATCAAGGAAAAGCTTGTGGAAAACTTTGGCTTCAGCGAGACCGACGCCCTCTTTGATGGAAACCCCGTTTTCAGGAGGGGGGATGTTCTTCTACTGACAACCAACGAGGAGATGATCTACTATGACAACCTGGATGCTGCGATTGAGACCCAGCTGGGGATTAAGCCTGAACTCATCGTCTTCGCTTCGAGGCACGCGAGCAAGGCCAAGATGCCCGCCCTAACAACCCACGTGACAGGGAACTGGGGGAAAGCCATGTACGGTGGCAAAGATCGTTCTCTGGCCATTGCCCATCCCACAGCTATGAAACTCGCCCTCCTTAAGCTCAATGAGCTCAACGATCTCGGCTGGACCGTCTGCTATGAGGCCACTCACCACGGGCCAAGTGAGCTCAATGTGCCCAGCCTTTTCATCGAGATAGGTTCGAGTGAGGAGGAGTGGGTTAACGACCGTGCCGGTGAAATTCTCGCGGAGACGATAGTTCACGTTCTTGAGAACGCCGGGAAAAAACATGAATTCAAGCCAGCCCTTGGGATAGGAGGAGGGCACTATGCCCCAAAGCAGACAAAGCGTGCCCTGGAGGGTGAGTTGGCTTTCGGCCATATACTCCCCAAATACGCGCAACCCGTCGACGAAGCTATGCTAACGAAGGCCATCGAGAGAACTCTGGGTGGGGTCGAGGTTATATATGTGGACTGGAAAGGGACCAAGGGGGAGATGAGGCGGAAGGCCCGAGACTTGGCCGAAAAGCTCGATCTTGAATTCATCCGGGATTGAAAAATGACGAAAGGTTTAAAGACTTCAAGATCAACATAACCCAGCGTTGGCCATCTATGTAGCTAAGTTTATATACTTGCAGCCTGCATTTACGTGCAGGCGTCAAATTGCACCCGGAGGGTCGGAAGATGTTGAAACTGATTGAAGATGCCATTGATAAAACTGCCGCTCCCGTTCAGTCAAAGACTGAGCCTCAGGTTGAGGTTCAGAGTGACATTGATGAGGAGCTCAGGAAGCTTCTGGAGCAGATTCAGGCAAAGATTTACGTTGTTGGTGTCGGCGGAGCTGGTTGCAACACGATCAACAGGATGATGCAGGTTGGTATTCAGGGGGCCAAAGTAATAGCAGTCAACACTGACGCCCAGGACCTCCTCAAGATCAGGGCTCACAAGAAGATACTCATAGGTAAGGAACTCACCCGTGGACTTGGAGCCGGCAACAATCCCAAGGTCGGTGAAGAGGCTGCCAAAGAGAGTGAGAGGGAAATCCGGGAAGCCCTAGAAGGAGCAGACATGGTTTTCGTTACCTGCGGTCTCGGTGGTGGAACAGGTACCGGTGCAGCCCCAGTAATAGCGGAGATGGCGAAGAAGATGGGTGCCCTAACGGTGTCCGTCGTGACACTCCCCTTCACTGTTGAGGGAATAAGACGCATCAAGAACGCCGAATACGGTCTTGAGAGGCTTAGGAAGGCCAGTGACACCGTTATAGTCATCCCGAACGACAAGCTCATGGAAGTTGCCCCGAACCTCCCGATCCACATGGCCTTCAAGGTCGCTGACGAGATACTCGTCCAGGCCGTCAAGGGCATCACCGAGCTCATCACCAAGCCAGGACTTGTTAACCTCGATTTCAACGATGTCAGGGCAGTTATGAAAGACGGCGGTGTGGCGATGATAGGCATCGGCGAGAGCGACAGCGAGAAGAGGGCTTTGGAGGCCGCCCAGCAGGCACTCAACAGTCCGCTTCTCGACGTTGACATAAGCGGTGCCAAGGGCGCTTTGATAAGCATCAGCGGAAGCGACGTCAAGCTTGAGGAGGCCCAGCAGATCATCGAACTCGTCACCAGCAAGCTCGATCCCGAGGCGCAGGTCATCTGGGGTATTCAGCTCGACGAGGAACTTGAAAAGATGATCAGGATTCTCCTCGTTGTTACTGGAGTTAGCTCTCCGTACGCCGTCACCGAGGAAGAGAGCTCCCCCTATGGGGAGGAGGAGAGAAGGGTAGTAAGGCTCGATCTTGAGGAGTTCTGAAACCGTTACCTTTTTATTTGCTTTTAATCTCGCCTTAAGCAAGCGAAGTAGGGGTGTTCATCATGAGCGGGAACTACGTTGAGAAGATCAAGAACTTCCTTTCAGAGTCCAGGAGGGTCCTCCTCGTAACCAGAAAGCCAAGCTGGAAGGAGTACAAGCTCGCGGCTAAGATAACGGGGCTTGGAATGATCATAATTGGAACAATTGGTCTGCTCATAACTATGATCGGCTATCTGGTCATGGGCACCGGTCTCTGATGGTGGTTCCCATGAGCGAGGGCAAGATATTCACAGTGAGGGTCACGGTTGGTCAGGAAGAGACCACCGCGAAGCTGATCTACAGCAAGGTTAAAACTTACAACCTGCCTGTTTATGCCATCCTCGCTCCAAGCAAGGTTAAGGGTTACATCTTCGTTGAGGCCCCCAGCAAAAGCGCCGTGGACGAGGCAATAAAGGGCATCAGGCACGCTAGGGGGACTCTGCCCGGCGAGGTCAAGTTCGAGGAGATAGAGCACTTCCTTGAGGAGAAGCCAGCTGTGAGTGGCTTCGAGCCCGGCGATATAGTTGAACTCATCTCGGGCCCGTTCAAGGGGGAGAAGGCCAAGGTCGTTAGGGTCGATGAGAGCAAGGATGAGATAGTCGTTGAGCTCATCGGTGCAATAGTCCCGATCCCCGTTACCGTGAGGGGAGAATACGTTAGACTTATAAGCAAGCACCAAAAGGAGTGAACGGTTTACAGGTTGAGAGGTGAGAACGATGCCACAGGTCGTTGAAGTCCTCGTTGAGGGAGGAAAGGCCTCACCCGGACCCCCACTTGGTCCGGCAATTGGTCCACTTGGATTAAACGTCAAGCAGGTCGTCGATGAGATAAACAAGGCAACCAAAGAGTTCGAGGGAATGCAGGTTCCCGTTAAGATCATCGTTGAGGATCCCAAGAAGAAGACCTTCAGGATTGAAGTCGGTATCCCGCCCACAAGCCAGCTCATCAAGAAGGAACTCGGCATCCCCAAGGGTTCAAGCGAGCCCGTCCACAGCCCGGTTGGGAATCTGACAATGGAGCAGGTCATAAAGATAGCCAAGATGAAGATCGACCAGATGCTCGCTCCGACCCTGAAGGCTGCTTCGAAGGAGGTCATAGGCACAGCCCTCAGCATGGGAGTCACCGTCGAGGGCAAGGATCCAAGGGAAGTCCAGAGAGAGATCGACGAGGGCCTTTACGATGAGCTCTTTGCCAAGGCAGAAGAGGCCGAATGAGGCCTCTTCTCTCCGAATTTAGGGGTCATGGAAAAGTTTAAAAACTCATTCCTTTACGCATCTTTGATTCTTCGTCCTTGCTAAAATCAAAAAAGAAAGGGAGGGCTGTAAAGTGGCCTTCGACAGGCAGAAAGTCGTGGAAGCGGTGAAGGAGGCGAAGGCCCGGGCCAAGCCGCGTAACTTCACACAGACCGTCGAGATGGCAGTCAACCTCAAGGATATAGACCTCCGCAAGCCGGAGAACAGGTTTAAGCTTGAGGTTGTACTGCCTCACGGTCGTGGGAAGGAGCCCAAAATCGCGGTCATCGCTGATGGTGCCGTTGCCGAGGCGGCTAAAAGGCTCGGGCTTGATGTGATTAGTGGTGAACAGCTTGAGGAACTCGCGAAGAGCCCGAGGGAAGCGAGAAAGCTGGCGAAGCGCTATGACTTCTTCATTGCCGCGGCTCCGCTGATGCCCAAGATAGGTAGGTACCTCGGTAGGTACCTTGGTCCGAGGAACAAGATGCCACAGGTCGTTCCGCCGACCCTGACCAACCTCGAGCCCATAGTCAACAGGCTCAAGAAGACCGTCAGGATACAGCTCAAGAACAATCCGGTTGTCCACGCTCCTATTGGAACTGAGGACATGGACGACGAGAAGTTAGCGGAGAACGCCGAGGCGGTTCTCAACGCCATCATCAACAAGCTTGAGCGCGGCGAGAACCAGGTGAAGTCAGTGTACATCAAGACCACAATGGGACCGGCCGTTAAGGTTGAGAGGTGAGGGAGATGGCCCACGTAGCCGAGTGGAAGAAGAAAGAAGTGGAAGAGCTTACCAAGATCATCAAGAGCCACCCAGTGATTGCCC
Encoded proteins:
- a CDS encoding 50S ribosomal protein L11, with the translated sequence MPQVVEVLVEGGKASPGPPLGPAIGPLGLNVKQVVDEINKATKEFEGMQVPVKIIVEDPKKKTFRIEVGIPPTSQLIKKELGIPKGSSEPVHSPVGNLTMEQVIKIAKMKIDQMLAPTLKAASKEVIGTALSMGVTVEGKDPREVQREIDEGLYDELFAKAEEAE
- a CDS encoding 50S ribosomal protein L1 gives rise to the protein MAFDRQKVVEAVKEAKARAKPRNFTQTVEMAVNLKDIDLRKPENRFKLEVVLPHGRGKEPKIAVIADGAVAEAAKRLGLDVISGEQLEELAKSPREARKLAKRYDFFIAAAPLMPKIGRYLGRYLGPRNKMPQVVPPTLTNLEPIVNRLKKTVRIQLKNNPVVHAPIGTEDMDDEKLAENAEAVLNAIINKLERGENQVKSVYIKTTMGPAVKVER